One genomic segment of Anguilla anguilla isolate fAngAng1 chromosome 2, fAngAng1.pri, whole genome shotgun sequence includes these proteins:
- the atp5md gene encoding ATP synthase membrane subunit DAPIT, mitochondrial — translation MAGHDAGTQHQFTGIAKYFNAYTITGRRNCVLATYAGIAGIILFFKLKPKKQKAVTAS, via the exons ATGGCAGGACACGACGCAGGAACGCAACACCAGTTCACTGGTATTGCGAAGTACTTCAATGCATACACCATTACAGGAAGGAGGAAT TGCGTGCTGGCTACGTATGCAGGAATTGCCGGGATTATCCTGTTCTTTAAACTGAAACCCAAGAAGCAGAAGGCGGTTACAGCTAGCTAA
- the taf5 gene encoding transcription initiation factor TFIID subunit 5 translates to MAAVQDGSIEPENEKEMKTEPLNDAAGNHTASVGGVLSSSPVAASSVGTPKANAGSDEQQTLIAVLQFLRRNKLVESVDILRREAGILEDLDDTQGSDAAGTGSGGGVNTGVEGRDASSSLLNRVSAATTAPSSAAAPAPAKGGEDQPDVNVVLSAYSQQGDPVLYPVYYNGLKNFIESVLDCHRAELSQVFYPLFVHMYLELVYNNHENEAKAFFEKFSGDQECYYQDDLRVLSGLSKREHMKGNETLLDFRTSKFVLRISRDSYQLLKRHLQERQNNQIWNIIQEHLYIDIFDGMPRSKSQIDSMSGSLAGEAKREANKAKVFYGLLKEPEIEVPLDDEDEEAENEEGKPKKKKPKKDSMGSKSKKQDPNAPQQNRIPLPELKDSDKLDKIMNMKEATKRIRLGPDALPSICFYSFLNAYQGLTAVDFTDDSSLIAGGFADSTVRVWSVTPKKLRGVKSAADLSLIDKESDDVLERIMDEKTASESKILYGHGGPVYGISFSPDRNYLLSCSEDGTVRLWSLQTFTCLVGYKGHNYPVWDTQFSPYGYYFVSGGHDRIARLWATDHYQPLRMFAGHLADITCTRFHPNSNYVATGSADRTIRMWDILTGNCVRILTGHKGPIHSLAFSPNGKFLASGATDGRVLLWDIGHGLMIGELKGHMDTVYALRFSRDGEILASGSMDNTVRLWDSLKAFDDIETDDFTAATGHIHLPENSQELLLGTYMTKSTPVIHLHFTRRNLLLAAGAYNP, encoded by the exons ATGGCGGCGGTGCAAGATGGGTCGATCGAACCggagaatgagaaagaaatgaaaacagaaccGTTGAACGACGCAGCAGGAAACCACACCGCCTCCGTTGGTGGTGTTCTTTCCTCGTCTCCGGTCGCCGCATCATCGGTCGGAACACCGAAAGCCAACGCGGGGTCCGACGAACAGCAGACCTTGATTGCCGTGCTGCAGTTTCTCAGGAGGAACAAGTTGGTCGAATCGGTCGATATTCTGCGCCGAGAAGCTGGCATTTTGGAAGACCTAGACGACACCCAGGGCTCCGATGCAGCGGGAACGGGATCAGGTGGTGGTGTGAATACAGGCGTTGAGGGTAGGGATGCATCGTCCTCCCTTTTAAACCGCGTGTCAGCTGCCACCACCGCCCCTTCAAGCGCCGCAGCTCCGGCTCCTGCGAAAG GTGGGGAGGACCAACCGGACGTGAACGTCGTCCTATCGGCGTACAGCCAGCAGGGGGACCCGGTGCTGTACCCGGTGTATTACAACGGACTGAAGAACTTCATCGAGTCGGTCCTGGACTGCCACCGAGCCGAGCTCTCCCAAGTGTTCTATCCGCTGTTTGTACACATGTATTTGGAGCTGGTGTACAACAACCACGAAAATGAAGCGAAggcattttttgaaaa GTTCAGCGGAGACCAGGAGTGTTACTACCAGGACGACTTGCGCGTGCTGTCGGGCCTGAGCAAGAGGGAGCACATGAAGGGCAACGAGACGCTGCTGGACTTCCGCACCAGCAAGTTCGTGCTGCGCATCTCCAGGGACTCCTACCAGCTGCTGAAgaggcacctgcaggagcggcAGAACAACCAGATCTGGAACATCATCCAGGAGCACCTCTACATCGACATCTTCGACGGCATGCCGCGGAGCAAGAGCCAGATCGACAGCATGTCGGGGAGCCTGGCCGGGGAGGCCAAGCGCGAGGCCAACAAGGCTAAG GTGTTCTACGGGCTGTTGAAGGAGCCAGAGATCGAGGTGCCCCTCGACGACGAAGACGAGGAGGCTGAAAACGAAGAAGGCAAGCCCAAGAAGAAGAAACCCAAGAAGGACAGCATGGGGTCAAAGAGCAAAAAACAGGACCCAAACGCACCCCAGCAGAACAG AATCCCTCTCCCGGAGCTGAAGGACTCGGACAAGCTGGATAAGATCATGAACATGAAGGAGGCCACGAAAAGGATTCGTCTGGGTCCCGACGCCCTGCCGTCCATCTGCTTCTACTCCTTCCTCAACGCGTACCAG GGTCTGACGGCGGTGGACTTCACCGACGACTCCAGCCTGATCGCGGGAGGGTTCGCCGACTCCACGGTGCGCGTGTGGAGCGTGACGCCCAAGAAGCTCCGTGGAGTCAAGTCTGCGGCCG ACCTGAGTCTGATCGATAAGGAGTCGGACGACGTGCTGGAGAGGATAATGGATGAGAAGACGGCGAGCGAGTCCAAGATCCTGTACGGGCACGGTGGTCCTGTGTACGGCATAAGCTTCAGCCCGGACAG gAACTACCTGTTGTCGTGCTCTGAGGATGGCACTGTTCGGCTGTGGAGTCTGCAGACCTTCACGTGTCTGGTGGGGTACAAGGGGCACAATTACCCCGTCTGGGACACGCAGTTCTCCCCCTACGGCTACTATTTCGTGTCCGGGGGCCACGACCGAATCGCTCG GCTCTGGGCCACGGATCACTACCAGCCGCTGCGCATGTTCGCGGGCCACCTGGCCGACATCACCTGCACCCGCTTCCACCCCAACTCCAACTACGTGGCCACCGGGTCGGCGGACCGCACCATCCGGATGTGGGACATCCTGACCGGGAACTGCGTCCGGATCCTCACGGGACACAAG gggCCAATCCATTCCCTGGCCTTCTCGCCGAACGGGAAGTTCCTGGCGTCGGGGGCGACGGACGGCAGGGTGCTCCTGTGGGACATCGGCCACGGCCTGATGATCGGGGAGCTGAAGGGCCACATGGACACGGTCTACGCCCTGAGATTCAGCCGAGACGGAGAGATCCTGGCCTCAG GTTCGATGGATAACACCGTCCGGCTGTGGGACTCCCTGAAGGCGTTCGACGACATCGAGACAGACGACTTCACCGCGGCCACAGGTCACATCCACCTGCCGGAGAACTCCCAGGAGCTCCTGCTGGGCACGTACATGACCAAATCCACGCCCGTCATCCACCTGCACTTCACCCGAAGGAATTTACTGCTGGCCGCCGGGGCCTACAATCCCTAG